Part of the Drosophila pseudoobscura strain MV-25-SWS-2005 chromosome 2, UCI_Dpse_MV25, whole genome shotgun sequence genome, ACATCGTCACAGCCCATAGAGATGGACCATCTCCCCAGATATTTACCTGTGAAATGTGTTCCCAACTTGTGTTTCAGGGCCCGCATGGCACTTCCTTAAATAGTGCTAAGACTGCTAAGTGACTGGACAAATAACGCGTGCTAGAGTCGTTCGGCATAGCCAAATTGTTCTTGTAAGGTGCAACTAAAACTAAATGCGGCCACTGTGTCCCACCAAGCTTGGGGGAAAAATGTGCATACTTAAGTGCATACTTATGTACATGcacgtatacgtatacatatgtgtatataaatCTGTTTTCCGAGCTTCTCTTAATCTATCCGCCCTCTTAAGCGACAATAAAATGATTGAATGTGCAAAAGTAATCTAtaaaagtatatacatatatacaaacaCAATCAAATCGATCAAATAATTACAGAAAATAGATTAACTCTTCGATGTGTAAAAAGCATGCCTTACTATCGAACTTATACCTTAAAGAAATACTTTTCTTAGTCTTAGTAGggtatatttataattttaattttagaaCATTTACGAGTACTAAAATACAGTTAAGCCAAATACCAATTGTCTGGAATACTTGTCGCGttataattgaaaataaataaataaaaatacaaaatactatagtaattttgtttatatttccCTAGTATAAGGTGGTTTCTGTTGTATTACCGATCTACTTCCCAGTTTATCTCCCCAGACCTTTTCATTgttgaaaaaatgaaaatataggTACGAATAATATGAAGATGAATGAACCAGCCAAGTCAACTGTTGCTAATCGGTTCTTGGATGGTCACAATTATATGAAAGTATACTAACGATCTAAAGTCTATCCATGTGGTCCAGTCAATAACAGAATTTTCTTAATCttatattatctttattaaatatattttcaatagTTAAACCTTGTTCAGGTTTGATTTGCCTGCAGGCTGCTAAGGGAGAACTAAGAGAACTAAGGAACTGGAAACGTTGCTAATAATTTAAAGAACGAAAATTACTTAAAACGAGTAAATGGTTTATTTCGCCGGGACTTTGCTGAACAATTCATGTGATATAACCGCCCGTAGTGCTACCAGGAAATATTATTCACGTCTTTTTCTCTGTCACGCCTCTAAAGGGCGTCCGAGGAGTCCAAATATTTTGACGGTCTGTTGTCAAAGAAATTGAAAGACAAACCGACACCGGAACAGATAGCGCGGTGTCCCAGAATTGGGTCTGCGTCTGCTTAGGTCCGGGTCTTCTTAAGTGCCGATGGTGTTTAAAAGGGAAATCACACATTTTgcttaatttgcatttgcttgcGACTCAGAAAACCTCTGGACGTGATTTACGATCTGCAATTGATCTGACACTGGAAAGAGCAACACATCGTTGTAGTCGAAGTTTTAAATTTCTGGTTGAGGTGTCGAGGTGTGAAGTTTGGATGTCCAGCAGCTAACTATCGCTACTGTTTCCCAAAATGTAAACGGATTTAGCAAAGCCGTCGTTCCCGTTGCGGTCAGATCTGTAATGGAATTAAAGATGGCCTCCTCCAAGCACTTCACCACCGCGAGATAAGCGCTAGCTTGGAAGGCAGCGTGGCACCGGACGTCTAGATACTTATTGtgagaaaatggaaaattcgaTGTCGCCATTAACATTTATTGCTACTTTGGGAAAACTCGATTACAGGCGCTGGGCGCGGCGCCCCTACACCACAatgcattgccattgccattgccattgcagAGCCGCCATTTTATGAGACGCGCCAGAGCACTTATGGCATCATCAGGACTCGGATAGGGGATAGGGGAGAAGGCGCAGCACAGCCACCCCATCAGCCACATGGCTGGAGAGCCATCAGCTCTCGTAAAACGGATTTTGCGCTTAGTCAGGATGCGTGCAGCAGTTTTATGGGTTGCTCCATTGATGCCAGCACTCGGAAAATGTATACAGTTTTCTTTTACTACCTTTGCGCTCCACTGCGCATGCAGCATCCACTGGCTGCCATAAAATATCGAAACGTTCGCAATCATAAAAGTTGATGAGTGCAGGCACCCAAATTGGGATTGCACACAAGCAAGCTCAGAGAATATATGTAAGAGTAGGCAGCTCGTGTCAGAGCGAAAGAGAAACTTGTCAGAATTCGGAAGCATATCTGGGAAAAATCTCCGGAATGGATAAATATATTACATTATCGGTCTTCACCGTGTTCTGGCTGCTCTTTGCCGTGGTTGGGTGGTTTGTGGCCATGCGATTCAAGGACAGAGGAGTCATCCGATGCTGTGTCGTACTCACAGCTGCCTGCTGCTATCTCGTCTGGCTGATTACTTTTCTAATGCAAATGAATCCTTTGGTGGGGCCGCGGGCTGATCAAAAGGTAATCTACGCCATCATGAGCTACTGGCCCAACTCCTTCATTCATTCGGAATCGGATCCTTAAAACGATACACTCTCGCCGCCACTGAAATATCTTCACATATATTTTCAAGTGGACAAATATGAATGGTTTAAATAGGCGCCTGCTATTGATGTACTGTACTGAATGAGCTAACGAATCGtgattaaattataaatgatCTTTTATTGACctgatttattattttatttgttcatCACAAAGTCTGATTTCGAATATTCGTTGAAATTATTTGCTTTTATCTGCTGGATCTGCGAAAGTTGGCTGAGTCTTCCAAGCAGTTGTATAACTCCGCTACAAACTGGAAAACCATTATATTTTCGGGTATTTTCTGTAGACACAAAGACACAAAATCAATGTTGCTACGAACACCCAGTGATTGAGCCACCATTACGCCGTACTCCAACGTCTCTCGCCGATTCTTACATTTAATGTACTTGGTGTCAATCAGGTTTGGGCGGTAGGAATGAATGATCGCACAAAGTGCGTGGCCGCTCTGCCAGGAGGTGGAGAACTCATACATGGGTATGCCATAAGGCTTAGTTTTCTCCTGACACCAGCGAAGCAGTTTGTGGCGGCGTTGGCCAAACGTTGTTCCTGGGTGCGGCTCCACTACATTTGGCTTTTTTATGCGACATAGACACGATCCTGTTGTCGTTGAGTTCTTTGTAGAGGTATTGCCACTTTCATTTACTGctgccttttgcttttgataGAATGACTTTGACAGTTCAGGATCGGATTCGACTTGGCATTGTATCGCCCCGTGTTGGGTTTCTCGGGTTGTAGTATTCGTACTTTCGTACTTATTTGGTTGTGCTGATGCCGCAATATCAGGACTAAGGTGGCTATTATTTTCAGTCTGGGTTGATTGCACTGACTGACTGTCTTCTGCGAGCCTAAATTTGTGGCATTCCTGCATCTGAGGAGGCTGTGGGGGggttaacaaattttggtagCATGTTTGTTGTATTTCCATTAGTCTTGAGTTTTCTTTGAGTGCAGCTTGTAATTTGAGTTTTTCTTCTGAAAGGCCACTGCTTAGCTTCAAAACGAGATCCTGCTGATTTTTGAACCTTATTTCGGCCGCATGCTGAACAAGAAGCGCCCTTCGGGTCAATGTATGTTCCTTAAGAATCATTAGCTTATGGTCAAGCTGTTCTAATTCCCTTTTCACCTCGAAATTTCTTAACTTGGCCGTCACTCTGCCAAGCTCTATTGTGGGACATGATTCCCTGAGTTTAAGTTTGTTATATGGTGTCTTTCCAGCTGAGTCGGCCAAATTGTCGCGTCTATCTGAGGGCACATTGTAATGGTCGGACTTTTGCGTTTTACCGTATTCTGCTTTCATATAGGCCAACCTCAAATAGTCTTTGATGACGCCCTCCAGCTCTGAAAATATTGCACTAACTGCAACTATAAAACTTGGGTCCACAACTCCTCTATTCCGCATTTCCGACTGACCCCACGGCTCTTTTAGATAAAGTCTCTTAATTTGTCCGGTGCCTAAAAAACAAAGTTGTAAGGATGATGGAAAACATTTTGATGACGACATACATTTCGCTAAAATTCTGGAAAGGTCGGCCATCTGGTTGCTTTGACTACCAAAATACTCACGAAATTGGTCGGCCATGAGTCTGATCAATATAATTATCTTACCCATACAGCGCATAGGGGGAGAATTCAGAGTGGTGTTCCATTGTTTCCACATTTGACTTGACATGGAAGCAGCATTTAGGTATTTAACTAGTTTTTTTATCTCACAGAGATGCTCTTTTATAGCTTCCATGTGGCCGGAATATGCTTTAAGtcgaaacaaaattaattataaacaatATTTGACATTTTATGCAAATAAGTCAAATAATTTCGAAGATATTTTTGTACAgttttattattgtatgagcttTACAGATTAATAGTTACTTAGATAACTGTATCTattatatactcgtacagtCTTTGGAATATAGGCTGATGAGGCccagtgctcagagactataactGATAGAGCACCGACATGTtttatccagacttctgtgattcAAAACTTCGCCACATTACCTTCCGCCcgcacaaaggacgaaaatctgtggcatccacaattttaaagatacgagaaaaccaaaaacgcaaaTCTTCGAGAATAATTATATCATCATTCTATATCGGTCTGTCTTTCTCTAACACAAACGTTTCATGGTCGACTTTGCCTATCGCTAAaaatgagcgcctagatctcagcaACCAATTTGGTATTCACAATCCTGCGATATCAAACCTGctcaagtgtatttcaaaatttgaATCTTCGGTAACTATTTGgctcctatatacatatgtaccatGTATTTCGATATACATTTTGATGTAGTCTCCCAAATTTCTCTATCTGATATTACCATTTCGGGCTGCATGTATTTCCTCTGCATAAAATGTGATTTTTTTAAGGTACTGGCTTCGGAGTGTTCCTATGAAATTCTACATGTCTTCCAGCTCATTTTGGTTGTAGCATAATGCTCCATTTACCA contains:
- the VhaM9.7-d gene encoding V-type proton ATPase subunit e 2 → MDKYITLSVFTVFWLLFAVVGWFVAMRFKDRGVIRCCVVLTAACCYLVWLITFLMQMNPLVGPRADQKVIYAIMSYWPNSFIHSESDP
- the Actn3 gene encoding EH domain-binding protein 1 isoform X3, with protein sequence MEHHSEFSPYALYGQSNQMADLSRILAKCTGQIKRLYLKEPWGQSEMRNRGVVDPSFIVAVSAIFSELEGVIKDYLRLAYMKAEYGKTQKSDHYNVPSDRRDNLADSAGKTPYNKLKLRESCPTIELGRVTAKLRNFEVKRELEQLDHKLMILKEHTLTRRALLVQHAAEIRFKNQQDLVLKLSSGLSEEKLKLQAALKENSRLMEIQQTCYQNLLTPPQPPQMQECHKFRLAEDSQSVQSTQTENNSHLSPDIAASAQPNKYESTNTTTRETQHGAIQCQVESDPELSKSFYQKQKAAVNESGNTSTKNSTTTGSCLCRIKKPNVVEPHPGTTFGQRRHKLLRWCQEKTKPYGIPMYEFSTSWQSGHALCAIIHSYRPNLIDTKYIKCKNRRETLEYGVMVAQSLGVRSNIDFVSLCLQKIPENIMVFQFVAELYNCLEDSANFRRSSR
- the Actn3 gene encoding EH domain-binding protein 1 isoform X1, with translation MEAIKEHLCEIKKLVKYLNAASMSSQMWKQWNTTLNSPPMRCMGKIIILIRLMADQFREYFGSQSNQMADLSRILAKCTGQIKRLYLKEPWGQSEMRNRGVVDPSFIVAVSAIFSELEGVIKDYLRLAYMKAEYGKTQKSDHYNVPSDRRDNLADSAGKTPYNKLKLRESCPTIELGRVTAKLRNFEVKRELEQLDHKLMILKEHTLTRRALLVQHAAEIRFKNQQDLVLKLSSGLSEEKLKLQAALKENSRLMEIQQTCYQNLLTPPQPPQMQECHKFRLAEDSQSVQSTQTENNSHLSPDIAASAQPNKYESTNTTTRETQHGAIQCQVESDPELSKSFYQKQKAAVNESGNTSTKNSTTTGSCLCRIKKPNVVEPHPGTTFGQRRHKLLRWCQEKTKPYGIPMYEFSTSWQSGHALCAIIHSYRPNLIDTKYIKCKNRRETLEYGVMVAQSLGVRSNIDFVSLCLQKIPENIMVFQFVAELYNCLEDSANFRRSSR
- the Actn3 gene encoding EH domain-binding protein 1 isoform X2, with protein sequence MEAIKEHLCEIKKLVKYLNAASMSSQMWKQWNTTLNSPPMRCMGTGQIKRLYLKEPWGQSEMRNRGVVDPSFIVAVSAIFSELEGVIKDYLRLAYMKAEYGKTQKSDHYNVPSDRRDNLADSAGKTPYNKLKLRESCPTIELGRVTAKLRNFEVKRELEQLDHKLMILKEHTLTRRALLVQHAAEIRFKNQQDLVLKLSSGLSEEKLKLQAALKENSRLMEIQQTCYQNLLTPPQPPQMQECHKFRLAEDSQSVQSTQTENNSHLSPDIAASAQPNKYESTNTTTRETQHGAIQCQVESDPELSKSFYQKQKAAVNESGNTSTKNSTTTGSCLCRIKKPNVVEPHPGTTFGQRRHKLLRWCQEKTKPYGIPMYEFSTSWQSGHALCAIIHSYRPNLIDTKYIKCKNRRETLEYGVMVAQSLGVRSNIDFVSLCLQKIPENIMVFQFVAELYNCLEDSANFRRSSR